A single region of the Vicia villosa cultivar HV-30 ecotype Madison, WI linkage group LG4, Vvil1.0, whole genome shotgun sequence genome encodes:
- the LOC131600550 gene encoding 17.9 kDa class II heat shock protein-like, which yields MDFRLMGLDAPVLHALHQMMDLSDDNSSDKSPHNAPTRSYVRDAKAMAATPADVKEYPNSYVFVIDMPGLKSGDIKVQVEDDNVLVISGERKREEEKEGAKYLRMERRVGKFMRKFVLPENANTDGVSAVCQDGVLSVTVEKLPPPQPKNPRTIEVKIA from the coding sequence ATGGATTTCAGATTGATGGGTTTGGATGCTCCAGTATTGCATGCTCTGCACCAAATGATGGACCTTTCTGACGACAATTCTTCCGACAAGTCACCACACAATGCTCCTACAAGATCCTATGTGAGAGATGCGAAAGCGATGGCTGCAACTCCGGCGGACGTGAAGGAATATCCAAATTCATACGTGTTTGTGATCGATATGCCGGGGTTGAAATCTGGTGACATAAAGGTTCAGGTAGAAGATGATAACGTGCTTGTGATAAGTGGTGAGAGGAagagggaagaagagaaagaaggtgctaagtatttgagaatgGAGAGAAGGGTTGGGAAATTCATGCGAAAGTTTGTTCTTCCTGAGAATGCCAATACTGATGGTGTTTCGGCAGTGTGTCAAGATGGGGTGTTGAGTGTTACCGTTGAGAAATTGCCTCCACCTCAGCCTAAGAATCCTAGAACTATTGAAGTTAAGATTGCTTGA
- the LOC131600551 gene encoding 17.9 kDa class II heat shock protein-like: protein MDFRLMGLDAPVLHALHQMMDLSDDNSSDKSSLHNAPTRSYVRDAKAMAATPADVKEYPNSYVFVIDMPGLKSGDIKVQVEDDNVLVISGERKREEEKEGAKYLRMERRVGKFMRKFVLPENANTDGVSAVCQDGVLSVTVEKLPPPQPKKPRTIEVKIA, encoded by the coding sequence ATGGATTTCAGATTGATGGGTTTGGATGCTCCAGTATTGCATGCTCTGCACCAAATGATGGACCTTTCAGACGACAATTCTTCCGACAAGTCATCATTACACAATGCTCCTACAAGATCCTATGTGAGAGACGCCAAGGCGATGGCTGCAACTCCGGCGGACGTGAAGGAATATCCAAATTCATACGTGTTCGTGATCGACATGCCAGGGTTGAAATCTGGTGACATAAAGGTTCAGGTGGAAGACGATAACGTGCTTGTGATAAGTGGTGAAAGGAagagggaagaagagaaagaaggtgctaagtatttgagaatgGAGAGAAGGGTTGGGAAATTCATGCGAAAGTTTGTTCTTCCTGAGAATGCTAACACCGATGGTGTTTCGGCAGTGTGTCAAGATGGGGTTCTCAGTGTTACGGTTGAGAAATTGCCTCCGCCTCAGCCTAAGAAGCCTCGAACTATTGAGGTTAAGATTGCTTGA